The Granulicella arctica genome segment CCGGAGCTGCTGGAGGTCATCTGGCTGAGGCCCTGGAGTTCGCCGAACTGACGCTCGAGGGGAGCTGTCACGGTGGTGGCCATGACGTCCGGGCTGGCTCCCGGATAGAAGGTGAGGATCTGGATTGTGGGGTAGTCGACCTCCGGGAGGGCGGAGACCGGCAGTTGCGTGTACCCCACGATGCCGATGAGCAGGATTGCCGCCATCAGCAGCGACGTCGCGACGGGCCGAAGTATAAAGGGACGCGAAGGACTCAAGGAGCGTCACTCCCTGTGGTGCTGGTCGGGAGCGGCGTCTTGGAGATAGCGATCTTTGCCTTGTCCTGAAGTTTTTCGAAGCTGCTGGTGGCGAGGACGTCTCCAGGGTTGATGCCAGTGATCTGGGTGATGCCGCCGTCCGTTACGCCGGTCTTGATGGTGCGCATGTGGGCGACGCTGTCCTGAATGACGTAGACGAAGGCAAGGTCGCCGTTATGTTGAATGGCGGGCGAAGGGATCAGCGTCGCTCCCTGCAAGGTGTTGACGAGCAGGCGGGTGTTGACGAACTCGTTCGGGTAGAGGATGAGGTCTTTGTTGTCGAACGAGGCGCGTGCTTTGAGTGTGCCTGTGGTGGTGTCGATCTGGTTGTCGAGTGTCAGGAGAGTTCCAGTGGCGATTTTCTTCAGGGCTGCACGGTCGTAGGCATCGACGGGGAGCTTTGCGTTCTGGCGAAGGCGGGGTGCTACCTGTCCGAGGGTGTCTTCGGCGATGGTGAAGATGACGGTGATGGGCTGGACCTGAGTGATGACTGCCAGCGTTGTAGTTCCGTTGGCGGTGACGACGTTGCCGGGATCGACCAGCCGGAGGCCGACGCGCCCGGTAAAGGGGGCTACGATGTGACAGTAATCAACCTGGATCTGGTCATACTGCACGGTCCCTTCGTCGTTCTTGACGGTGCCCTGGTCCTGGAGGACGACCTTTTCCTGATCGTCGAGGGTCTGCTTGGGGATGGCGTTTCGGGCCCATGCGGCACGATAGCGCTCGACGTCCATCTGCGCCTGGGCGAGGATGTTCTGGTCGCGTTCGAGGATGCCCTGCGCCTGGAGCAGGGTGGCGCGGTAGGGGCGGGAATCGATGTCGATCAAAGGCTCGCCCTTGCGGACGATCTGACCTTCCTTGTAGTGCACGGTGGTGATGACACCGCTGACCTGGGCCGTGATCGAGGAGGTATAGACCGGGGTGACGGTGCCAATGGCGTCAAGATAGACGCCGATGTCTCCGCGCTGCGCGGTTGCGGTGGTGATGGTGACGGTGCCGCCGGCAGCGCCGCGACGTCCGCCGCCGGGAGTGACGGGCGTGTTTTTGCGGGTGAGGATCACGTAAAAACCGACTGCGAAGATGAGAAGCAGGGCAACCCATACGACGATGCGAACGACCTTACTGCGCGGCTTGGCCGATTCGGGGGCCGGGAGCTGGTGGTCGGCTCCGAGATGTGGATACTCGTTTGGTTCAGCTGGCAATGTTTTTTCCTCGTCAGGATTGAAGGGGCGCTGCCCTGCGCAATCTGGCTGTATGTAAATCTCGTCCGGCAAGGTATGGACGGATGAGGTTATCTATAAAGTTGCAACACTTTTAGCTTGTGCGTAAGTCGATCATGTCGAGCAACTTATCTCAGGGAGAAGAGCTTTCTTGTTTTGGAGGTAACGGGGCGATCATCCGATGAGCTCCTGTGTTGTGATCTGGTAGCCAAAAGTTTACCGCTGCTTTGAGCGAATAAGGTGAAAGGTCTTTTAGAGCGATAGTTTTCGGTTGTTGCGCACGCGGGAAGAAGGGGGTGCTTTCGGCAATATGGGCTCTGTAGTACCCTTTGAGAGAAGGTCCAAATCACTATGAATCGTGTTATCGCAGCAGTCCGAATGCTTATGGCCATGCGCGCCCCAGGCGGCATAAGGCCAGCGTCGGATCTGTGAGTCACTCGCACAACCTCCTTCCCTGAGCAGCCGTCTGGGGCCATCCGCCCGTAGGCCTTTTTGCGTCCCCTGTTCAGTTAACAAAGGAGGAGTTCTTGTCCGAAGCCCCTATTTTGCAGCCCTCGACGTTGGCGATCCACGGTAATCGTGTCCGTGAGAAGCAGTCAAACTCGATTCTTTTTCCTATCCACCAGACGGCGACCTATGTGCATGAGACCGTAGGCGTCACGAAGGGCTACGGCTACTCGCGTGGCGGAAACCCTACGGTCAATGCGCTTGAGCAGGCTATTGCCGCGCTGGAAGGGACGGCGACCGCGCTCTGTTTCCGCTCGGGCATGGGTGCGATCAGCACGCTTTGCCTAGCGCTGCTGAAGGCCGGCGATCATGTGATTCTCTCCGAGGTGGTGTACGGGGGAACGATACGGCTCTTCCGGCAGGTGCTGGAGAACTTTGCGATTGAGTACAGCTTTGTCGATACAGCTGACCTCGATGCCGTGCGGCAGGCGATTCGGCCCAATTCGAAGCTGCTATTCGTTGAGACACCAGCGAATCCTACGATGAAGCTGGCGGATGTGGCTGCGTTGGCGGAGATCGCGCATGCGAAGGGGCTGCTGCTTGCGGTGGACAATACGTTTCTGACGCCGCTGTTGCAGGATGTGCTGAAGCTTGGCGCGGATATATCGATGCTGTCGACGACTAAATATATAGATGGCCACAATGCGACGATTGGGGGTTCGCTGGCGACGCATGACGAGACACTGACTGAGCGGTTGCGACTGGTTCGCAAGACACTGGGGACGATCCAGGCACCGTTCGATGCATGGCTTACATTGCAGGGGCTCAAGACGCTTCCGGCGCGACTGGAGCTGCATTGCCGCCATGCGGCGGCGGTTGCTGCGTGGCTTGAAGCGGATTCGCGGGTGCATTGCGTGAACTATCCGGGGCTCGATTCGTTTGCGCAGAAGGCGATTGCGGAGCGGCAGCAGAGCGGCTTTGGCGGGATGCTGTCGTTTGAGCTGGATGCGTCGGTGGAGGAGTCGCTGCGCTTTATCGATGCGCTGAAGCTGTGCACGTGTGCTGAGAGTTTGGGGAGTGTCGAGACGCTGGTGACGAATCCGGCTACGGCGTCGCACTGCGATCTTTCTTCGGAGGAGCGTGCGAAGCTTGGCGTGTCGGATCGTTTGATCCGGTTGTCGGTGGGGCTGGAGGCTCCGCAGGATTTGATTGCGGACTTTGAGCAGGCCTTTGCCGCGGTGTTTGGCGCAGATGGAGGTGCTCGATGAAGCTTGCGAGCCGTCTTGTGAACTTCGATGTCTGCCCGGACGATCCGTTCCGGCCGATGAGCACGCCGATCTACCAGACGGCGACCTTCGAGCAGTTGGAGGCCGATGCGTTTGGTCAGTATGACTACTCCCGTAGCGGGAACCCAACGCGGAAGGTGCTGGAAGATCAGCTTGCGGCGCTTGAAAACGGGACGCGGGGCTTCTGTTTTTCGAGCGGGATGGCGGCGATCACGACGGTCACGCATCTGTTGAAGGCTGGGGACGAGATTCTTGCGGACTGGGATCTGTATGGAGGGGCGAGCCGTCTCTTTGCGCGGGTGCTGAATCGTAGCGGCGTTACGGTTCGGTATGTGGACGCTTCGAACGTGGAGAGCGTTGCTGCGGCGATGACGCCTGCTACGCGGCTGGTGTATGCGGAGTCGCCGACGAATCCTCTGCTGCGCGTGCTCGATCTGAAGGGATTGGCTGAGGTAGCTCATGCCGGGAGTGCGTTGTTCTGCGTGGATAACAGCACGATGTCACCGTATCTTCAGAATCCGCTGGATCTTGGGGTCGATATCGTTCTGCATTCGGCGACGAAGTTTCTGTGCGGTCACAGCGATGTGACTGGCGGGACGATCATTGTGAAGGATGCGGCGCTCGCAGAGGAGATCTACTTTCTCCAGAATGCTGAAGGAAGTGCGCTGGGGCCGTTCGATTGCTTTTTGCTGTTGCGCGGGATGAAGACGCTGAAGCTGCGTATGGACGCCCAGCAGAAGAACGCCGAGGCGGTTGCGAGCTTTCTTGCGGCGCATCCGAAGGTGCGGGCGGTGCACTATCCTGGGCTGCCGAGTCATCCTAACTACGCGATTCAGCAACGACAGGCTCGGGGTGGGGGAGCGATCCTCAGCTTCTGCGTGGGTTCTCCGGAGGCGGCTAAACAACTTGCTGAGAAGACACAGCTCTTCCGCATCTCGGTGAGCTTCGGGAGTGTCAACTCCACGATCAGTGTGCCGGTGAAGATGTCTCATGCGAGCGTTCCGTTGGAGTTGCGGGATTCGCGGGGGATTCCCGAGGACCTGATCCGGTTGTCGGTGGGGATCGAGGATGCGGGTGATCTGATTGCGGATTTGGAGGCGCAATTGGAGTCGATCTGAGCTGTTGCTTGATGGATAGGCTCGAGATTAGCCGGGCCTGTCCGCACTCCTCCATTGCCTGAAGGGAGCACGCTCGAAAAGCTTCCTGGCAAATAATCCTGTGCGTGGCGCAACGGTCTGACGTGTGGATGCACCATGCATTCGTTACCGGGCCCATCTTACGGGAGCCTCCGCTCCTATTTCGAATCAAGGAGAATTTGCCATGTCTACTACCACCGCACCCATTGGCGCGGAGTTTGCCCATGATGAAAAGGCATTCCGCAGCAAGATTCCATACACGCTTCACTCGACCAACCTGAAGGGCGCATACTCCGTTGCAGCACCGCCGGACGACTTCGACCCCAAAACCGCGAGCCAGCTCGATCTGATCAAGCATGGTTTGCTGTGGCGTAAGCCGACGGCAGAGGATTCTCCGGAGCTACGGGAGGCGTGGGACAGGTTCTTCTCACGCAAGTGGCTGGCGAAGGATCGGATCATCCCCAAGCTCGAACCGCAGGTCGGCAAGACGCACAACCTGAAGAAGTTGCCGAAGAAGATGACGGACGGCTCGTATCTGGGGACGGTGTGGTCTGGGGCGGGCGGCAAGACGGGAACCTGGACCGGCATCATCGGCTACTGGAAGGTTCCGACGGTGAGCAAGCCGAGCGAGCCGCAGGGTGAAGAGGGCGGCTGGAACTCCTCTTCGTGGCTGGGCCTGGATGGATTCTTCGTCTCGGACGATGTCTTGCAGGCGGGAGTTCAGCAGTACGTCAATGCAAATGGCGTAGCTTCGTATGTTGCCTGGTATGAGTGGTATGCGCCCGCTGAGCCGGGATCGCCAGCCTATATCTATCAGACGAACATTCCGAACTTTCCGGTGAGCCCTGGCCAGCAGGTGTACTGCTCGGTGCAGTACTTGAGCAACAAGACAGGGGGATCGATCTCGTTCGCGAATGAGGCGACGGGACAGCACTTCTCGATCACGCTGGCTCCTCCTCCGGGCGCGAGCTTCAACGGAAGCTCGTATGAGTGGATCATGGAGGCTCCGGACGGCGGCGAACCATACTCTTCGCTACCGAAGTTCACTCCGGTTACCTTCACGACAGCAGTTGCATGCGGATCCGGAACGACGGCGAATCCGCTGACGGGCGACATCTTGAACCTCGAAACCGCAGGAGGGAAGGTGCTGACCTCAGTTACGGTAGGGAGCGACACGGCGACGATCAGCTTTATTGGTTAATTGCTAATGGGGAGGGTGCAGGTAGAGATACCTGCATCCTTCTCAATTTATTTAATGGTCATCGGCGAAGAGTGCAGCGGATTTTTTTGCTAACTATTAGTTGCTAACTAAAGGATTAGTTGCCCGTCTGATGTTTAGACGGATATGCCTCCTAAGAGATCCATTACGTTGACGGAAGCCGAGTTGAGGCTGATGAAGATTCTCTGGCAGCGTGGGGAGTCGGCTGTCGGCGACCTGGTCGCGGCGATGCCGGATAGTGCTCCGCTGGCGTATAACTCGGTGCTGACGACGATTCGCATCCTGGAGCAGAAGGGCTATGTCTATCACCGGCAGGAGGGCAGGGCGTATCTTTATAGCCCGTGCGTTGCCGAGCATGAGGCTGGCCGGTCGGAGGTGCGCCATATGCTGCAGCGGTTCTTCGGAAACTCGCGGGAACGGTTGCTGCTCTCGCTGTTGGGTGACGAGGACATCACGCCAGAGGAGTTGGCTCGGCTCAAGGAAGCGATTGCGCATGCGGCAGAGGATAGCCCAGATGGCACTTCGGGGGTGAACTAGGCCATGCACGGTATCTATAGTCTGGCGCAGTTTGGGGGAGTTTCGCTGGTTTCGGGGATATGGCAGGGGTTCGTGATTGCCTTTGCGGTATGGTTCTGCCTGCGACTGGTGCCGAAGACGGCTCCGGCTCTGCGGTTCGCGATCTGGAGCTTTGTGTTTGTGGTGATTGCGGTGCTTCCGCTATTGGAGAGTCTACTGTTGAGGCAGGCGGTTCATCCGGTTGGAGCGTCGCTGGTGCGACTGGATGTGCGCTGGAGCGTAGCTCTAGGCGTGGTGTGGCTGGCCCTGTCTCTGTTTCGTGCGGCTGAATTAGTGGTTCAGGTGTTCCGGGTGAGGTCACTGGCGAAGCGGTCGGTGCCAGTGGATGCGGGTGTGGTTTGTGCGGGGCTTCTTTCGAGTGGACGTAGGCGTGTGCTGCTCTGCACGTCGACGGAGCTGGATCGACCGAGTGTGATTGGCTTCTTCTCGCCTCGGATTCTTGTTCCGGCGTGGCTGTTTGCAGAGCTTGGCGAACCGGAGCTGGAGCAGATTGTGCTTCATGAAGTGGAACATCTGCGCCGGAGCGATGATTGGTTGAATCTGTTGCAGAAGCTCAGCCTGGTGCTGTTTCCGTTGAACCCGATTCTGATGTGGGTGGAGCGGCGACTTTGCTTTGAGCGAGAGTTGGCGTGCGATGACGGTGTACTGCGGAGGACCAAGGCACCGCGGACGTATGCGACCTGCCTGACTGAGCTTGCGGAGCGAGGGCTGGATCGTCGTGCGATGTCGTTAGCGCTGGGAGCGCTTGAGCGACAGTCTCAACTGGGCCGCCGGGTGCATCGTATCTTGCGGCGTGAGGCGACGCTGACTGCTATGCAGGCGCGTGGGTTGATGGGAGCGGTGGTGCTGGGGATGCTCGGTGGAGCAGTTGGGTTGGCTCGGTGCCCGCAGGTGGTGTCGTTCGCTGGGGCTCGACCGGTGCAGGCGGAAGCGCATGTCGATGAGGCTGCTCCGATGCCGGGTATTCGGTCGGTAAGGGCGGAGCGCGTCGTGTATGAGGATGCGCCGCATATGACGCTTTTGAAGGCTTCGATGGATTCGAGGCAGCCAGCTTCCGGACAGATACAGACAGTCACAAAACATGCTGTTACGAAACCGGCAAAGGCTAAGAAGGTTCAGCGGCCAATTGTTCAGCGTGCCCAAGCAGAGGCGAATCGTCCACAGATTCAGCGATGGGTGGTTCTTACGTCGTGGAGTGTAGATGCTCGTCCGAGCATGACTCTTCCGGTGGTAGAAGAGCGTACTATTTTTCTTCCTTATGCAGCCGTGCCTACTGCTGACGGCTGGCTTGTCGTTCAACTTTAGCGATGTTTCATCTCTTTCGAGGTTTTCTTATGACTGCTTTAACTAATCAATTAGTTGTCAGGGCGAGACGGATTGTTGTTCCTACTGCGGCTTTCCTTGTACTCTTTCTGGCGGTTGCGTTTTACTTCAACCACTCGGGTGTTCATGCTGCGAGCAACCCTTCGTCACCGCTTGATGACAATAGTGTTGCTTCGCTAACGGCTCTCGACAATGCGGTCGAGTCGGTTGCTGCTCGTGTGACACCTGCCGTGGTGAATGTTGCCGTCACTTCGAAGGAGTCCCCGGGGCAGAACTCCTCGGACATGCAAGGGCAGTTGCAGAATCTGCCGCCGGGCTTTGCGCAGTTCTTCGGTGGCCAGATACCGCAGCAACAACAGGGACCACAGATTGAGCATGGTATCGGCAGCGGCGTGATTATCTCGCCGGATGGCTATATTGTGACCAACAATCATGTCATCGACGGTGCGGTGCAGATTCGTGTGACGCTGCACGACCGGAGAATCCTGACGGCGAAGCTGATCGGCGCGGACAAGCTGACGGATCTAGCGGTCATCAAGGTGGATGCGAAGGAGCTGCCCAGCATCTCGTGGGGCAACTCGAGCCAGTTGCATCCGGGGCAGACGGTGTTGGCCTTTGGTAGCCCCTTCGGCTACTTCCAGTTCTCGGTGACGCGCGGTATTGTGAGCGCGGTCGATCGGCCGAATCCTTACTCGGATGATGCACGCAAGCCTGGCGGATATATCCAGACGGATGCGGCGATCAATCCGGGTAACTCTGGTGGGCCGTTGGTGAATGCTCATGGTGAGCTGATTGGGATCAACACATTCATCATCTCGAACAGCGGGTCGTTTGCCGGGGCGGGTTTTGCTATCCCTTCGCAGATCGCCAAGGCTACAGTGGATCAGTTGATCAAGACGGGCAGCGTGCACCATGGCTACATCGGTATTGCGATGAACGATGTTACTCCGGCGAACGCGAGCTTCTTCCACTTACAAGATGCGAGCGGTGCGATTGTTGCTCAGGTAACACCGGACTCGCCTGCGAGTCGTGCCGGTCTGGAGCAGGGGGATGTTATCACTGGGTTGAACGGCAGCAAGGTCGTCAACGGGAGCGCATTGCAGGTTGCGGTGAGTCAGATCGCCCCGGGCAACACGATCTCGCTTGGTGTGTTGCGTGATGGAAGTGCGAAGACGCTCAGCCTGAAGGTGGGCGAGTATCACTCGGGAACACAGGTAGCGAGCGATGATGACGCATCTTCGCCGCAGGGCGGCAAGCTGGGGCTGGCGGTCAACGATCTGACTCCCGATCTGCGGCAGCGACTCAGCGTGCCGGCACAGGTATATGGTGTGGCGGTGCAGGGCGTTCGTCCTGCAAGCCCTGCGGATGATGCGGGGCTTGCGCCGGGTGATGTCATCCTCGAGGTGAATCGTAAGCAGATTCCTTCAGCGGAGCAGTTTGTCAGTGCGGTTCATGCGGTCCCGGCGGGCAAGGACTTGTTACTGCTTGTCTGGTCGAAGGGCAACGCAAGCTATCGGGTGGTTCATCCGGAGCAGGCTGCTGGGTAAGAGGGTATAAAGATGCGGGCCGGTGAGTGAAGGTGCTCCCCGGCCCGCATCTTATTTCCAGCTCTATTGAGCGAGAAGCTTGGTCAGGTAGTCGAGGGCGCGTGGATCGTTTGATTGGCCGAGCCAGAAGACGGCCTGCTTGCGGATGGAGGGCTCTTTGCTGGAGCTGGCGACTTGGATCAACTGCGTTGCGGCCTCGTTTCCGGGCAAGCGCGAGAGGGCGAAGACAGCAGACTTGCGCACCGCATTGTCAGGATCGTTTTCGGCGAGGTCGCGAAGATCGCCGGCGACCTTCTTGCCTCCGATGTTAGCCATCCAGAACTGCGCCTGCTTGCGAACCTGCGGAGAGGTATCGCTGTGGGCCATGCGGATGAGTTCGTTTAGTGCGCCGGAGTCTTTGGAGAGGGTGAGATCGAAGCAGAGCTTCTCGCGGAATTTGGGATCGGTATCGGTGCGGGCGAGATGCTGGATCGCTGCAAAGCCCTCATGGCCATGTCGATTGGTGAGCCAGAACGCAGCCTTTTCGCGAAGAGCTAGATCGTTGTTGGGACTGGTGAGGCTGATGAGCGCCGGGATTGTCTCCGGCGATTGATGCAACGAGATCGCGAAGATGGCGGTGTCGCGCAGGTGATTGGAGTCATCCTTTAGGGCGATGGTCTGGAGCGTGTGAATGCTGTCGGTGGGCGCAACGCCGTTCAGCCAGAGGAAGTGGAGACCGCCGGCATCGAGCTGACGATCGGGATTTTCGAGGCGGATATTTTCGATGTGACCTGATGCGATGCGGAGGAGGACGACGGCATGATCGAAGGGAGTGTTCTCCTTGTCGATGGTGTTGTAGCTGTCTCCTGCATGATCCCCTTCGAGGTAGGCGATGTGGTCCGATTGCGATCCGCTATGAAAGTCTTCGGCAACTGGAATGGAATAGCCAACCCAGGTGGGTGCGTCAGTGTGCTTCATGCGTTCGAGTTGTGGCTCGAGGCCGTTTGAGGCGGATGCGGTCGAGAGTTGTGCGTGGACGATGGAGGGTGGCTGTTGCGCGATGATGACGCTGGATGCGGAGAGGAGCGTGCCGAAGATAAATGTGCAGGTGAGGTGGCGCATGTAAGTCCTCCTTGAGTGGAACGTCACTTGAGCAGTTCGATCATGTAGTCGGTGGCGGCCTTGTCCTGTATGAGCGCGAGTTGCGAGACGATGGAGCGCTTGAGGTCGAGGTCTTTTTCAGCGCGGGCAAGTTCGACCATACGCGGGGCATCCTGCGTGATGAAGAGGGCGGAGATCACAGATTTTTTGATACGGGTGTCGGTTGAGGTGCGGTAGACCTCGACGAGGGTATTGTTGGCGCGCTTGCCTTGGAAGACAGCCATCATCTGGATGGCTTCACGCTGAAGGTCTGGGTTCATTTTGCCGGTGACCGCATCGTGGAGGATGGATTGAGCTTCGGGTGACTTGCTCTGAGCGAGGACGAAGATGGCCTGCTTCTTGACGCGTGTCGGCTGATTGCCGGAGAGGATGCCGCGCAGCATGGGGATGGCTCGGTTGGGGTCTTGATTGAGCAGGGAGTTGAGAGCGAGGATCTTGAGATCCTCGTCCGATGCGTGATCGGTGTGGACGTGGGTGTCGATATCGATGTCGATCGGTGGGATGGGGGGAATCGGCGGGATAGGAGGAATCTTCAGGTTGTCGAGGTTAACGTGGATATCGATTGCGAGCGCGCCGCAATCGTTGTTCCATGAGCTGGAGGGGAACTGTGCGCGAAGCATATCGCATGTAGTTGCTGCTTCGGTTCGGCGGGATATCTTGTTGAGCGAGTATGCCTTCCAGTACAGAGCGGCATCGGCGCGGTTGCTTTTGGCGGCGGCGGCGCGGTCGAACTCGCGGATAGCATCCGACCAGCGGTGCTCGTTCATGGCACGGGTTCCGGCGGCGTAGGCGCTGTTGTCACTGGGAGCGACGCTAGGCGAGCTGGGCGCAACTGGCTCGGGCACAAGAGCGTGTAGGGGCTGGATGGCGGCGAGGCCGATTAGTAAGGCGGAAGAGAGGATTGGGTAGTGAGCGAGGTTTTTCATGGTCGTGTGGTCCTTGGGTAGATCAAAGCTGGTCCCTGTTCTGCCGGAGGATGCGAATCTCGAAGAGAAGGCCATCGGTGTTCAGTTCGAAACGGAGATGCCAACCGCTATCGGGCGTGGTGGGTTCGTGGTCAATATTGATGAGCACACGACCAAGATTTTCAAGAACCGAGGCCTCGCCGAGATCGCCGTGCTCATGCGCAGTGCGGACATAGACCGCGTTCTGGAGCAGGAGCTCGTGCGCTTGTGCACGGGTGGATTCGTCGAGTGGGCCGGAGGTATGGTTGACCTCGGTCAGCAGACGTTCTGCGGTATCGAGGTGGTTGGCGATCTGGGGATCGGTTGGGGTGGTGGTCAGGGGGCCGTGACTCTTGATGGCAAGGCTTCCGGCGCTGGGGCTTATTGTCGGCCTCGGTCTCATGGTGGAGAGGAGAAGCAACGCTGCGACGGCTGCTGTTACTAGGGCGGCGACAGGCCATAGGATGAGGCGGAAGCGTCGAGGCTTCGCTGGGCTCAGGACGCTTAGATTGCCGCGAAGGCGCTCCCAGTTGCGGTCGAGATCAGGCTCTGGAACGGGGCGGGCGGAGAAGACGCGGAGGGTCTCGGCGATCGAGTCTGAAAGCTGTGCGCATTCTGCACAGCTTTCTACGTGTTCACGAATCGCTGCTTCATTCGTGCTCTCGCGGAGTTGATAGGCGATCAGATCTTCTTCGGATGGATGGTTCAATGGGCACCTCCTTCCACGAGGTAGAGAACTTTGCGCAGCTTGGAGACGGCGCGGAAGACAGCTTGCTTGGCCGAGTTGGCTGGAATGTTGAGAGCACTTGCGATGTCGGCGATGGGAAGATCCTCCATGTGGCGGAGTGTGAATGCGGTCCGCTCCATCGGGGTGAGCGCGGTCATGGCGGTTTGAATCAATCCGGAGGTTTCGGAGTTCAAGAGCACGCGCTCAGGGCCGGCGCTGCTATCGGCGATCTGCATGGTGCCATTCCCGGAAGATGGGTCCTCCGCGATTCGTACCGCTGTGTGCGAGAGATCGCGATTGCGGCGTTCGACGAGATTGATGGATGTGTTCATAGCGATTCGGGTGATCCAGGTGGAGAAGCTTGACTCCTGCCTGAAGGTGGAGAGCTTGTTGTAAGCGCGCAGAAACGCCTCCTGCGCTGCTTCCTCTGCATCGGCTTCGTTGCCGGTGACGCGGAAGGCGATGCGAAAGACGGAGCGGAAGTGACGATCCATCAGAACGCGGTAGGCGTCCCGATTGCCAGCGAGTATTTGCCTGATCGCGTCTGTCTCCGCTTTGTCCATTCGCACGATTAGACAACGAATATGGAGGGCGGTTAGGTTGCGAGAAAAATTTATTTAATGGAGGGAATTATCGAGTGGAGGGCTGGGGCGCCGTTGCGACATGGCGGTACTCCGGCGTGAAGCCGAGTTCCTTTGCCACGTTGAGGATGGAGTCGAAGTCCAGGCTGATGGTCGCGCCTGCCTTCTGGGTGACCTCGTCTTCGATGGGGAGATCGAAGTCGTCCGCTCCATAGGCTAATCCTTCGAGTGCGCGTTCGTTGCGGGTGAGTACGGAGGTGCGGATGCGCGGGATGTTGTCGAGGAAGATGCGGCTCAGTGCGAGGTGGCGCAGGTACTCGCCGTTGCCGATCTCGATGCCGCCGATCTGCGTGAAGTAGGGCTTGTAGGTCCAGCAGAGGAAGCTTGCGAGGCCGTGTGTCTCATCTTGAAACTGACGGGTGCGTTCGAGATGTTCCAGGCGCTCTTCGAGGGTTTCATCGAAGCCGATGACCATGGTTGCCGTTGTTCGCAGGCCAGCGTCGATGATGGCGCGCTGTGCCTCGAAGTATTGGGCTACGGTGTATTTGAATTTGCTGTGGCGCTTGCGGAAGTCTTCCGTGAGGATCTCTGAACCGCCGCCGGTAATCCATCGCACGCCTGCATCTTTGAAGCGCTGCGCGGTTGTGGCGTAGTCGAGCTTTGCGTGGTCGGCGAGATACATAAACTCAGCGATGGTGAGCGCGTAGAACTCCAAGCGATCGCCGTAACGGTCGCGGATGTTGCGGAAGAGATTGCAGTAGTAGTCCAGCGGAAGATGCGGATTGAAGCCGCCGTTGAAGGACACGAGATCTC includes the following:
- a CDS encoding efflux RND transporter periplasmic adaptor subunit, which encodes MPAEPNEYPHLGADHQLPAPESAKPRSKVVRIVVWVALLLIFAVGFYVILTRKNTPVTPGGGRRGAAGGTVTITTATAQRGDIGVYLDAIGTVTPVYTSSITAQVSGVITTVHYKEGQIVRKGEPLIDIDSRPYRATLLQAQGILERDQNILAQAQMDVERYRAAWARNAIPKQTLDDQEKVVLQDQGTVKNDEGTVQYDQIQVDYCHIVAPFTGRVGLRLVDPGNVVTANGTTTLAVITQVQPITVIFTIAEDTLGQVAPRLRQNAKLPVDAYDRAALKKIATGTLLTLDNQIDTTTGTLKARASFDNKDLILYPNEFVNTRLLVNTLQGATLIPSPAIQHNGDLAFVYVIQDSVAHMRTIKTGVTDGGITQITGINPGDVLATSSFEKLQDKAKIAISKTPLPTSTTGSDAP
- a CDS encoding BlaI/MecI/CopY family transcriptional regulator; protein product: MPPKRSITLTEAELRLMKILWQRGESAVGDLVAAMPDSAPLAYNSVLTTIRILEQKGYVYHRQEGRAYLYSPCVAEHEAGRSEVRHMLQRFFGNSRERLLLSLLGDEDITPEELARLKEAIAHAAEDSPDGTSGVN
- a CDS encoding M56 family metallopeptidase, with amino-acid sequence MHGIYSLAQFGGVSLVSGIWQGFVIAFAVWFCLRLVPKTAPALRFAIWSFVFVVIAVLPLLESLLLRQAVHPVGASLVRLDVRWSVALGVVWLALSLFRAAELVVQVFRVRSLAKRSVPVDAGVVCAGLLSSGRRRVLLCTSTELDRPSVIGFFSPRILVPAWLFAELGEPELEQIVLHEVEHLRRSDDWLNLLQKLSLVLFPLNPILMWVERRLCFERELACDDGVLRRTKAPRTYATCLTELAERGLDRRAMSLALGALERQSQLGRRVHRILRREATLTAMQARGLMGAVVLGMLGGAVGLARCPQVVSFAGARPVQAEAHVDEAAPMPGIRSVRAERVVYEDAPHMTLLKASMDSRQPASGQIQTVTKHAVTKPAKAKKVQRPIVQRAQAEANRPQIQRWVVLTSWSVDARPSMTLPVVEERTIFLPYAAVPTADGWLVVQL
- a CDS encoding cystathionine beta-lyase; the encoded protein is MKLASRLVNFDVCPDDPFRPMSTPIYQTATFEQLEADAFGQYDYSRSGNPTRKVLEDQLAALENGTRGFCFSSGMAAITTVTHLLKAGDEILADWDLYGGASRLFARVLNRSGVTVRYVDASNVESVAAAMTPATRLVYAESPTNPLLRVLDLKGLAEVAHAGSALFCVDNSTMSPYLQNPLDLGVDIVLHSATKFLCGHSDVTGGTIIVKDAALAEEIYFLQNAEGSALGPFDCFLLLRGMKTLKLRMDAQQKNAEAVASFLAAHPKVRAVHYPGLPSHPNYAIQQRQARGGGAILSFCVGSPEAAKQLAEKTQLFRISVSFGSVNSTISVPVKMSHASVPLELRDSRGIPEDLIRLSVGIEDAGDLIADLEAQLESI
- a CDS encoding trans-sulfuration enzyme family protein, which translates into the protein MSEAPILQPSTLAIHGNRVREKQSNSILFPIHQTATYVHETVGVTKGYGYSRGGNPTVNALEQAIAALEGTATALCFRSGMGAISTLCLALLKAGDHVILSEVVYGGTIRLFRQVLENFAIEYSFVDTADLDAVRQAIRPNSKLLFVETPANPTMKLADVAALAEIAHAKGLLLAVDNTFLTPLLQDVLKLGADISMLSTTKYIDGHNATIGGSLATHDETLTERLRLVRKTLGTIQAPFDAWLTLQGLKTLPARLELHCRHAAAVAAWLEADSRVHCVNYPGLDSFAQKAIAERQQSGFGGMLSFELDASVEESLRFIDALKLCTCAESLGSVETLVTNPATASHCDLSSEERAKLGVSDRLIRLSVGLEAPQDLIADFEQAFAAVFGADGGAR
- a CDS encoding G1 family glutamic endopeptidase, which codes for MSTTTAPIGAEFAHDEKAFRSKIPYTLHSTNLKGAYSVAAPPDDFDPKTASQLDLIKHGLLWRKPTAEDSPELREAWDRFFSRKWLAKDRIIPKLEPQVGKTHNLKKLPKKMTDGSYLGTVWSGAGGKTGTWTGIIGYWKVPTVSKPSEPQGEEGGWNSSSWLGLDGFFVSDDVLQAGVQQYVNANGVASYVAWYEWYAPAEPGSPAYIYQTNIPNFPVSPGQQVYCSVQYLSNKTGGSISFANEATGQHFSITLAPPPGASFNGSSYEWIMEAPDGGEPYSSLPKFTPVTFTTAVACGSGTTANPLTGDILNLETAGGKVLTSVTVGSDTATISFIG